One part of the Arcanobacterium phocisimile genome encodes these proteins:
- a CDS encoding WhiB family transcriptional regulator, protein MDWRHDAACLDEDPELFFPVGSSAAAMAQTERAKGICCTCDVAEICLQWALSTNQDAGVWGGLSEDERRSVKRHSIRARRIS, encoded by the coding sequence ATGGATTGGCGACACGACGCTGCATGTCTGGATGAAGATCCGGAGCTGTTTTTCCCGGTAGGGAGTTCTGCAGCAGCTATGGCACAAACTGAGCGCGCTAAAGGTATCTGCTGTACTTGCGATGTAGCCGAGATCTGCTTGCAGTGGGCGTTATCTACCAATCAAGACGCTGGTGTGTGGGGTGGCCTTTCCGAAGACGAACGACGCAGCGTCAAACGCCATAGCATCCGAGCTCGACGGATCTCCTAA
- a CDS encoding ABC transporter permease, with product MLAFVFEHLVSFWRIYLLPTIVTAICTMLLLLGISTLEYMQLSVPFSAKASVPEADIRVYNSALPGDSFLTALEEIDVVKTAYSPTPLWGMVMTDSASAQLNIKSVPPKAMRVEDFYIGAYPTSADEIALPVAVARQLHVAPGDEVVLSLPSVGDHGLVRRAKVKGLYAYSPLNPDFHSLFNAISGMNMRELWRTTEGLKRVGESGILLSGHRGVPLARLKEAVLRIPGTVVVNRNETYAEEFRKTQNFVTSLTILARGLLTIPILIAGITWFYSARSILRSRQKDFALLSSLGSSTAKLFSIAVLQMMGIGAAAVAVGIFFGNMLTTPILNILQGLPGSHFFLPFFQPSLQLSFISTVFMLGVLLASTAPSAWNLVYFLHQPNYRGSTTPSLLPCLTRWLASVALGTSIIIFAGIVTRGNHVTATWSSYSALFALMTIFGIVTLALLTHLYMSNWLRTTVLRLDISLSRFMRQQPKTAKKTTCTGLFSARLLVLCIAGFVVVITTHSSSAALIEHIAGQVSPYDISVRTDENSESELSDELIAMVDTYPGIKNSLVVYSASVSLSSPISKSSTVIDVRAVDRDDSIEYFADDSHADVPQSGVIRIPRDLMSVLEVENGDVITFQGVNNGAVPLTVQQSSTPWVVMELQDFQHIQHPLIHDELWLKTTEKNKHQLSSFFTRFRSAVLGTQLRGGIRIHSGITGETLTIAERPHWTTPILAFLTASSLLTALVVVLMSTPRANRFAKQNSRLRASLGISPMSLHINNIVEIVGFVLIDTIIGIGLGLLVMPPLWFYLLGLKYAESLIIPLNQILLLGGAIVLLAIGFTLIRPIFHGPKSLVLTN from the coding sequence ATGCTGGCATTTGTTTTTGAGCATTTAGTCTCCTTCTGGCGAATCTACCTCTTGCCAACGATCGTTACAGCAATATGCACTATGTTACTTTTGCTCGGAATTTCTACGTTGGAATACATGCAACTATCTGTACCGTTCTCTGCGAAAGCCTCGGTACCAGAAGCCGACATCCGTGTGTATAACAGCGCGCTTCCTGGCGATAGCTTCCTAACCGCATTAGAAGAGATCGATGTGGTAAAAACTGCTTATTCCCCTACCCCACTATGGGGGATGGTCATGACAGATTCGGCTTCAGCGCAATTAAATATCAAATCAGTCCCACCGAAGGCTATGCGCGTCGAAGATTTCTATATCGGAGCTTATCCTACTTCTGCCGATGAAATAGCCCTACCTGTTGCAGTTGCTCGCCAGCTTCATGTGGCGCCTGGTGACGAGGTAGTATTATCTCTTCCTTCCGTTGGGGATCACGGTCTTGTTCGCCGGGCGAAAGTAAAAGGCTTATATGCATATAGTCCACTGAATCCTGATTTCCATTCATTATTTAATGCAATTTCTGGGATGAATATGCGTGAGCTGTGGCGCACGACAGAGGGACTCAAACGTGTTGGAGAATCCGGAATACTCTTATCTGGCCACCGCGGAGTACCTTTGGCGAGGCTAAAAGAGGCTGTTTTACGAATCCCTGGCACAGTCGTTGTCAACCGCAACGAGACATACGCTGAAGAATTCAGGAAAACTCAGAACTTTGTCACAAGCCTAACGATACTGGCTCGTGGTTTGCTGACAATTCCAATCCTGATCGCTGGGATAACCTGGTTTTATTCAGCCCGCAGTATTCTGCGCTCACGACAAAAGGACTTTGCACTGTTATCCTCTTTAGGGTCATCTACTGCGAAGCTTTTTTCAATTGCAGTATTACAGATGATGGGCATAGGCGCAGCCGCAGTTGCAGTAGGCATCTTTTTCGGCAATATGTTAACAACACCGATTTTAAACATATTGCAGGGCCTGCCTGGATCGCACTTCTTCTTGCCCTTTTTCCAGCCGTCACTACAACTGTCTTTCATCTCGACAGTATTCATGCTAGGTGTGCTGTTGGCATCTACCGCGCCCTCAGCGTGGAATCTCGTGTACTTTCTACACCAACCCAACTATCGCGGTTCGACTACACCAAGTTTACTCCCATGCCTAACACGTTGGCTTGCATCGGTCGCGCTCGGTACCAGCATCATTATATTTGCCGGGATCGTTACCCGCGGTAACCATGTCACAGCGACGTGGTCTTCGTATTCCGCGCTCTTTGCATTGATGACTATTTTTGGCATTGTCACGTTAGCTCTACTTACCCATCTATATATGTCCAACTGGTTGCGCACCACGGTTTTAAGGCTCGATATTTCATTATCCCGGTTTATGCGTCAACAGCCGAAGACTGCTAAGAAAACCACATGCACTGGGCTGTTTAGCGCACGACTGCTTGTTTTGTGTATTGCAGGTTTTGTCGTTGTGATAACGACTCATTCTTCGTCAGCTGCACTTATTGAACATATTGCCGGACAAGTAAGCCCATATGACATTAGTGTACGAACTGACGAAAATAGCGAGTCGGAACTGAGCGATGAACTCATCGCGATGGTCGATACCTATCCAGGAATTAAAAACTCTCTCGTGGTCTATTCGGCAAGTGTTTCTCTGTCTTCTCCCATTAGTAAATCCTCGACAGTGATCGATGTTCGCGCTGTGGATCGAGACGATTCTATTGAGTATTTTGCAGATGATTCGCATGCCGATGTTCCCCAAAGTGGGGTTATTCGAATTCCACGAGATTTGATGAGTGTCTTAGAAGTCGAAAATGGGGATGTCATTACTTTTCAAGGAGTCAATAACGGAGCTGTCCCATTGACAGTCCAACAAAGTTCTACCCCGTGGGTCGTGATGGAACTTCAGGATTTTCAGCACATTCAACATCCACTGATTCACGATGAGCTATGGCTTAAGACAACAGAAAAGAATAAACATCAGCTATCATCATTTTTTACCCGTTTCCGATCGGCCGTTTTAGGCACTCAACTCCGCGGTGGAATCCGAATACACTCAGGCATCACTGGTGAAACTCTCACTATTGCCGAACGTCCTCATTGGACTACGCCCATTCTTGCATTTTTAACCGCATCGAGCTTGCTTACCGCATTGGTCGTTGTTCTCATGAGTACCCCGCGAGCAAACCGCTTCGCAAAGCAAAACTCACGGCTACGTGCCAGCCTCGGCATTTCGCCGATGTCTCTACATATCAACAACATCGTTGAAATAGTAGGTTTCGTTCTCATTGATACAATCATCGGGATTGGATTGGGACTCTTAGTCATGCCACCACTATGGTTCTATCTACTCGGTTTGAAATATGCAGAAAGTTTGATTATTCCACTTAACCAGATCCTCCTTCTTGGTGGAGCAATTGTGCTGTTAGCTATCGGTTTTACCCTCATACGCCCGATATTCCACGGACCAAAATCCCTCGTTTTAACCAACTAA
- a CDS encoding ABC transporter ATP-binding protein, producing MTIARLINVSAQSTDMTTSRELNDVSMSFPDKKFTAILGPSGSSKSLLIEAIGGLAEVNTGEIITCGTTVTGASSQTLAQLRSESVAFVFSNHNVVPSLTIEENLFLAHRLTRRTVDRSFAKEVIHSFDLFPYLERKASKTPADVHQRLAIARAILKEAQLLLAQEPTKFLRHNSSEKVLDSFRRCSREYGISIIMSTHSNFVASYADEVHLFLDGSPAGNVVNPSLHSLAFARENTTYWA from the coding sequence ATGACTATTGCACGGCTCATCAATGTTAGCGCGCAGTCTACTGATATGACGACAAGCCGCGAGCTTAACGACGTATCGATGTCTTTTCCGGATAAAAAATTTACGGCAATCCTCGGCCCGAGCGGCTCTTCTAAATCTCTCCTGATTGAAGCTATCGGTGGTCTAGCCGAGGTCAATACTGGAGAGATTATCACATGCGGCACCACAGTCACCGGTGCCTCGTCTCAAACTCTTGCCCAGCTGCGTAGTGAATCAGTTGCCTTCGTGTTCAGCAACCACAATGTTGTACCGAGTCTCACAATCGAAGAGAATCTGTTCCTCGCCCATCGATTAACCCGGCGTACAGTTGACAGATCTTTTGCTAAAGAAGTAATTCATTCCTTTGACTTATTCCCCTATCTCGAACGTAAAGCATCAAAAACTCCAGCAGATGTCCATCAACGCCTAGCAATAGCACGTGCGATTTTGAAAGAAGCACAATTACTTTTGGCACAGGAGCCGACGAAATTCTTGCGCCACAATTCCTCAGAAAAAGTACTTGATAGTTTCCGACGTTGCTCGAGAGAATACGGTATTTCAATCATCATGTCGACCCACAGCAATTTTGTCGCTTCCTATGCTGACGAAGTTCATCTATTCTTGGACGGCTCACCAGCAGGAAATGTTGTCAATCCTTCGCTACACTCGCTAGCTTTCGCCCGAGAAAATACCACCTATTGGGCGTAA
- a CDS encoding response regulator has product MDNQIIRVGLVDDMDLMRDGIEMMINSLEDMEVVLSASDGQQAINRLQVVPVDVILMDVRMPGMDGLATTREITSTSLPTGVDPKIIILTTFDEDEYLMESIRAGASGFLLKDDPAPKMIEAIRTIYHGDAVLAPSTTRRLVDKLAAESFRPRDSNPEILDNLTDREREVFHLIARGLTNTEIAERLFVAEATVKTHVTRIFSKLGVRDRVQAVVVAYEAGIVTPGQNDL; this is encoded by the coding sequence ATGGATAACCAGATAATCCGTGTCGGTCTAGTTGACGATATGGATTTGATGCGTGACGGCATAGAGATGATGATCAACTCGCTTGAAGACATGGAGGTGGTCCTTTCTGCTAGCGATGGCCAACAAGCGATCAATCGTTTGCAAGTCGTCCCAGTCGATGTCATCTTGATGGATGTCCGCATGCCCGGGATGGATGGTCTAGCCACAACGCGGGAAATTACCTCTACTTCGTTACCAACAGGTGTCGATCCCAAGATCATCATCCTTACCACCTTCGACGAAGATGAATACCTGATGGAAAGTATCCGTGCCGGAGCTTCTGGCTTCCTGTTAAAAGACGATCCAGCTCCCAAAATGATTGAGGCGATCCGAACGATCTATCACGGAGATGCTGTCCTTGCACCCTCAACGACGCGCCGACTTGTTGACAAACTCGCAGCTGAATCATTCCGCCCACGTGATTCCAACCCCGAAATTCTTGACAATTTAACCGATCGTGAGCGTGAGGTCTTCCACCTGATTGCGCGTGGATTGACCAATACTGAAATTGCTGAACGATTATTTGTGGCTGAAGCGACAGTAAAAACCCACGTTACCCGCATATTTTCAAAATTAGGAGTGCGCGACCGCGTACAAGCGGTTGTTGTTGCTTATGAAGCGGGCATCGTCACCCCCGGACAAAATGATCTATGA
- a CDS encoding sensor histidine kinase: MNEESVDRFPLMSDVILACLIGMSGTEPLFTKFSTLSDSDITYLWLLSVLTAFLVVIRRTSPNTSSAIFLLALLIRYLIFPKFILLLDIVVAIMVFSASARARTFTAVSVNLATLTALVLMWIQHLPVRTWQDTYVFFSTLALIPAFGFAGFAYRSRLDQARKFKLAQELLQQETKENQQGAVVRERTRIARDLHDIVAHTLGVVIAQADGGRYAGRRDPAQALHALDTIADMSRAALTDIRSIVGVLREPNESDVSLSPQPVSQDISALIERVNNSGYDISFIQLGRIHSLPAGTGNMLYRICQESVTNAMKHAGTKVSIVVKLEWQNRRVVLSVIDDGRGASVPNDGKGNGIIGMTERAALFGGTLEAGPRPGGGFLVRATIPYDRESLEGRSDG, encoded by the coding sequence ATGAACGAAGAATCAGTGGATCGATTTCCCCTCATGTCTGATGTTATCCTTGCGTGCCTCATTGGAATGAGCGGAACCGAACCACTTTTCACTAAGTTTTCAACATTATCAGATAGCGATATTACTTATTTGTGGCTTTTAAGCGTTCTCACAGCTTTCCTTGTGGTTATCCGTAGAACGTCTCCCAACACTTCGAGTGCTATTTTCCTCCTTGCCCTGCTGATTCGGTATCTCATTTTTCCGAAATTCATCCTACTTTTAGATATCGTTGTAGCGATAATGGTATTCTCCGCGAGCGCTCGGGCACGCACGTTCACTGCCGTATCAGTCAATCTGGCAACGCTCACCGCTTTGGTTTTAATGTGGATCCAGCATTTGCCTGTGCGTACCTGGCAAGATACCTATGTTTTCTTTTCTACACTTGCGCTTATCCCAGCATTTGGATTCGCGGGATTCGCATACCGTTCACGGCTTGATCAAGCTAGAAAGTTCAAGCTTGCTCAAGAGCTCTTACAACAGGAAACAAAAGAAAATCAGCAGGGAGCCGTTGTTCGAGAACGCACTCGCATAGCTCGAGATCTCCACGATATAGTTGCCCACACTCTGGGAGTTGTCATTGCCCAAGCTGACGGTGGTCGCTATGCAGGACGTAGAGACCCCGCACAAGCGTTGCACGCCTTAGACACCATCGCCGACATGAGTCGAGCTGCACTCACTGATATTCGGTCGATCGTTGGTGTCTTGCGCGAACCGAATGAGAGCGATGTTTCCCTGAGCCCTCAACCGGTATCTCAAGATATCAGCGCACTCATTGAGCGAGTGAATAATTCCGGCTACGATATAAGCTTTATTCAGCTAGGAAGGATTCACTCACTTCCAGCAGGTACGGGAAATATGCTATATCGCATTTGTCAGGAATCTGTCACAAATGCGATGAAACATGCTGGTACGAAAGTCTCTATTGTGGTCAAACTTGAGTGGCAAAACCGCCGCGTCGTGCTCTCCGTTATCGACGATGGTCGAGGTGCTTCTGTCCCTAATGACGGGAAAGGAAATGGGATTATCGGGATGACTGAACGCGCCGCCCTATTTGGTGGCACACTAGAGGCAGGGCCCCGGCCCGGTGGTGGATTTTTAGTACGCGCAACAATACCTTACGATAGGGAGTCTTTAGAGGGGAGATCCGATGGATAA
- a CDS encoding NAD-dependent DNA ligase LigA, with product MNTQNFEQARSRWNEIAPQLLHAQEVYYSSGDQVMVDAKYDALIRELRDLEESYPQLWTPQSPTTKVGAKPVHNSLPPITHAQRMYSLQDVFSRDELAQWFTGISAELPKGTLFTTEVKIDGLALNLTYRNGKLERAATRGDGVTGEDVTRNVRSIASIPHELRGSHLPELVEVRGEVFFPVAAFNAYNRSVVERNAVIDERNLRISEANKEIAARNREMRKTNQTRDRAHWEPEIPLKRRESHVKTFVNPRNAASGTMRQEDTSSVALRSLDFIAHGIGEIVSDDGELLNQLSRQAGVYRAFHEWGLPVSNVTQTHTTLAEINGFLDHYQHARDTLAFEFDGVVIKIDDRAVQERLGYTTRVPRWAVAFKFPPTEVQTRLVDIRVQVGRTGRVTPYAVMEPVFVDGSTVSQATLHNPSEVARKGVKIGDIVVVRKAGDIIPEVVGPILAERDGTEVEFVMPEYCPECGAPIAAISDGDIDLRCTNQRSCPAQLTQRVAHVGSRGALDMEGLGEEAARWLCHPDKNRTDALTALATGHTLILEDERGRVRRLQLDLNQRLNYGIVDEHGAIMDHEDIIPFELQKELGLPQPQTPVLDTEAKLFQLRAEDLRDVWIWQEEKSKGKQTGNWKYVRAAWTKPQWSGKGEERAISQPSVPSKTLQTMLEEIDKAKGKDLWRKLVALNIRHVGPVASQALAQTYTSLDQMRQASLEELSAIDGVGEIIATSFLNWFRQDWHQEIVDQWAGNGVDFTRKEDTTSTRQTLSGLTIVATGSLSNFTREGIKEAITAAGGKATSSVSKKTSLVVAGENAGSKATKAEELGIPILDEEQFQQLLETGEMP from the coding sequence GTGAATACACAAAACTTCGAACAGGCGCGTTCGCGATGGAACGAGATAGCTCCGCAACTCTTACATGCACAAGAGGTTTATTACTCGAGTGGGGATCAGGTAATGGTGGATGCAAAATACGATGCTCTCATCCGCGAATTACGCGATTTAGAGGAATCCTATCCACAATTATGGACTCCGCAGTCCCCGACGACGAAGGTTGGAGCCAAGCCCGTTCACAATAGTCTTCCACCCATTACTCATGCACAACGCATGTATTCCTTGCAAGATGTGTTTTCGCGAGACGAACTCGCTCAGTGGTTCACCGGGATATCTGCGGAATTACCAAAGGGAACGCTATTTACTACCGAGGTAAAAATCGATGGACTGGCACTGAACCTGACCTATCGCAACGGGAAGCTGGAACGGGCAGCAACTCGTGGAGACGGCGTCACTGGTGAAGACGTGACGCGAAACGTGCGCTCAATCGCATCGATACCGCACGAACTTCGAGGCTCCCATCTTCCAGAACTTGTTGAAGTTCGAGGTGAAGTATTCTTCCCTGTCGCAGCTTTTAATGCCTACAATCGCAGTGTTGTCGAACGCAATGCGGTAATCGATGAACGAAACTTGCGCATCAGCGAAGCCAACAAAGAAATTGCTGCGCGCAATCGTGAGATGAGAAAGACGAACCAGACGCGTGATCGTGCGCACTGGGAACCCGAGATTCCGTTGAAGCGCCGAGAAAGCCACGTTAAGACATTCGTGAATCCACGTAACGCTGCCTCCGGAACCATGCGGCAAGAAGACACTAGTTCCGTAGCATTGCGTTCGCTAGATTTCATAGCTCACGGAATTGGCGAGATTGTCAGCGACGACGGCGAACTGCTCAACCAGCTTTCACGCCAAGCTGGAGTCTATCGAGCTTTCCATGAATGGGGGCTACCGGTTTCCAACGTGACACAAACACACACTACACTGGCAGAAATTAATGGCTTCCTCGATCATTATCAACATGCACGCGATACGTTAGCTTTCGAATTCGACGGCGTCGTGATCAAAATTGATGACCGTGCAGTTCAAGAACGACTCGGGTATACCACGCGTGTTCCACGGTGGGCGGTAGCGTTTAAGTTCCCACCAACCGAAGTCCAAACCCGACTCGTTGATATTCGAGTCCAAGTGGGCAGAACTGGTAGGGTTACACCTTATGCGGTTATGGAACCAGTGTTTGTTGACGGATCCACAGTATCCCAAGCAACCCTCCATAACCCTTCGGAGGTGGCGCGTAAAGGCGTAAAAATTGGTGATATCGTCGTCGTACGAAAAGCCGGAGATATCATCCCAGAAGTTGTGGGACCGATCCTTGCCGAACGTGACGGCACTGAAGTCGAATTCGTGATGCCCGAATATTGCCCAGAATGTGGGGCGCCGATTGCGGCTATCAGTGATGGCGATATTGACCTGCGGTGTACCAATCAGCGTTCTTGCCCGGCGCAACTAACTCAGCGGGTCGCGCATGTTGGTTCGCGAGGTGCTCTCGATATGGAAGGCTTGGGAGAAGAGGCCGCTCGTTGGTTGTGCCATCCGGATAAAAATCGGACCGATGCGCTGACCGCTCTCGCTACTGGACACACCTTGATTTTGGAGGACGAGCGGGGCCGGGTTCGGCGGCTTCAGCTGGACCTTAATCAGCGTCTGAACTATGGAATTGTCGATGAACATGGCGCGATTATGGACCACGAAGATATTATTCCATTCGAGCTTCAAAAGGAACTGGGACTGCCGCAACCGCAAACACCCGTCTTAGATACTGAAGCGAAGCTATTCCAGTTGCGCGCCGAAGATCTACGTGATGTATGGATTTGGCAGGAAGAAAAATCCAAGGGCAAGCAAACCGGCAACTGGAAATACGTCCGTGCCGCCTGGACTAAACCACAATGGTCAGGAAAAGGGGAAGAACGCGCGATTTCCCAACCTTCTGTACCATCGAAAACCCTGCAAACGATGCTAGAAGAAATCGACAAAGCCAAAGGCAAAGACCTGTGGCGCAAACTTGTTGCACTCAATATTCGTCACGTGGGTCCAGTAGCGTCGCAGGCGCTCGCACAAACCTACACCTCGCTGGATCAGATGCGTCAAGCCAGCCTGGAAGAACTCTCAGCGATCGACGGTGTTGGCGAGATTATCGCTACCTCTTTCCTGAACTGGTTTAGGCAAGATTGGCATCAGGAGATTGTGGACCAGTGGGCAGGCAACGGCGTTGACTTCACTCGCAAGGAAGATACCACTTCTACAAGGCAAACGTTGAGCGGGCTGACTATTGTAGCGACTGGATCGCTGAGCAACTTTACTCGTGAGGGTATCAAAGAAGCAATTACTGCAGCAGGAGGCAAAGCAACAAGCTCAGTGTCGAAAAAGACGAGCCTCGTCGTTGCCGGAGAAAATGCTGGCTCGAAAGCCACCAAAGCTGAAGAACTGGGTATTCCGATCCTGGATGAAGAACAATTTCAACAGCTACTAGAAACCGGCGAAATGCCGTGA
- a CDS encoding phospholipase D-like domain-containing protein: MSLWKKRKTFAPQRLVKYALFAGLSAQIAAVATIIAVDEQRKKRNPQRGEFPHQSPCTTRVSDSEVTVYTFGNHLYDDMITAIESATKRVYFESYILKADDVGYRFRNALIDAARRGVEVFIILDTLGNLNQDPRARRFPDLPTLHVIRFPLLRPWILTTRSKDSGFDHRKILVVDGNVGFVGGYNIGRLYADHWRDTHIRVAGPRAWELENAFIDMWNEYRSAYHPYLPDDVVRSWVSTFTVSQNVPAYRSYPIRANYLNAINRASKNIWITMGYFIPDYAIRNSLTSAAQRGVDVRILIPQFSNHIIADWVGRPHYSELLAAGCRIYLYKDAMVHAKTMTVDGIWTTVGTANLDRLSMAGNYEVNAEIFDAGLASAMEDIFKLDVTNCVELTQESWEKRSRLAQLAERLMKPLAPFV, encoded by the coding sequence ATGTCTTTATGGAAAAAACGTAAAACTTTCGCGCCGCAGCGCCTGGTGAAGTATGCGCTTTTTGCTGGCTTGAGCGCCCAAATCGCTGCTGTAGCAACGATTATTGCTGTTGATGAACAACGAAAGAAGCGTAATCCGCAACGCGGTGAATTTCCACATCAGTCACCGTGTACTACACGCGTTTCGGATTCAGAAGTGACAGTGTACACATTCGGCAACCATCTTTATGACGATATGATCACTGCTATCGAATCTGCCACGAAACGTGTGTACTTTGAGTCATATATTTTGAAGGCCGATGATGTGGGTTATCGGTTCCGGAATGCGCTCATTGATGCTGCTCGGCGCGGCGTTGAAGTGTTTATCATCCTAGATACGCTGGGAAACCTGAATCAAGATCCACGCGCTCGCCGTTTCCCAGATTTGCCAACTCTCCACGTTATCCGTTTCCCGTTGTTGCGTCCGTGGATTTTGACAACTCGTTCGAAAGATTCAGGTTTTGATCATCGTAAGATCTTAGTTGTTGACGGTAACGTAGGTTTCGTCGGCGGATATAATATTGGGCGCTTGTATGCCGATCATTGGCGCGATACTCATATTCGCGTCGCTGGTCCGCGCGCATGGGAACTAGAAAACGCGTTCATCGATATGTGGAATGAGTATCGTTCTGCCTACCACCCGTACTTGCCTGACGACGTCGTTCGCTCGTGGGTTTCAACATTTACCGTTTCGCAGAACGTTCCGGCCTACCGCTCCTACCCTATTCGTGCCAATTATTTGAACGCGATTAATCGAGCGTCAAAGAATATTTGGATCACGATGGGTTACTTTATTCCAGACTACGCTATTCGTAACTCGCTCACCAGTGCCGCACAACGCGGGGTTGATGTGCGCATTCTTATTCCACAATTTTCAAACCATATCATTGCTGACTGGGTAGGGCGGCCGCATTATTCAGAATTACTGGCTGCCGGTTGCCGTATTTATCTTTACAAAGATGCAATGGTCCATGCCAAAACTATGACGGTTGACGGTATTTGGACGACCGTTGGTACCGCGAATTTGGACCGGTTATCAATGGCTGGCAACTACGAGGTTAATGCTGAGATTTTCGATGCCGGACTTGCCTCTGCGATGGAAGATATTTTCAAACTTGATGTGACGAATTGTGTTGAGCTTACCCAAGAGTCGTGGGAAAAGCGTAGCCGTTTAGCTCAGCTTGCGGAACGTTTGATGAAACCGCTCGCGCCGTTCGTCTAG
- the gatC gene encoding Asp-tRNA(Asn)/Glu-tRNA(Gln) amidotransferase subunit GatC has product MSTFSKEEVARLADLARISLSDHELEQFAAELEVINASVSRLKEVVNADIPATSHPIPLTNVWREDEIVPGLDRDEVLAMAPQSDDGKFGVPAILGEE; this is encoded by the coding sequence ATGTCGACATTTTCAAAAGAAGAGGTCGCCCGTTTGGCAGACCTCGCACGTATCTCGCTATCAGACCACGAATTAGAACAATTCGCAGCTGAACTCGAAGTAATTAACGCATCAGTGTCCCGACTCAAAGAAGTCGTGAACGCTGACATCCCAGCAACATCTCACCCAATCCCACTCACCAATGTGTGGCGCGAAGATGAGATTGTGCCCGGACTCGATCGCGATGAGGTTCTAGCAATGGCACCGCAATCTGACGACGGCAAATTCGGTGTCCCAGCAATTCTGGGCGAGGAGTAA